The Bacteroidia bacterium genomic sequence CCGTGATCATTATACTTTCCCGTGTGGCGCTTTTTACCTTAAGCGGATGCTGGTCAATTTTCTCCTTAGCCAACAGCGATTCATACATTTCACCGGTAGGCCCGCCAGAGGGAAAAATTGCCGTTGCATCGCAACATAACCGCTTTAATGCGCGGGCTACATTTATTCCACCTCCGCCCGGTTCGCGAAGCGGCTTTGCACAACGTAGCTTTTCTTCAGGAATAAATTTATCTGTACTTGTACTCAGATCCAGTGCAGGATTGGGGGTGCATGTGATGATTTGAGGCATAGTAGCGATTAAACGGATTTTGATTGAAGCGCACTGATCCGCACACCTTCCTTCACCATCTGGCTGGCATATCCCCATTCGTTATCATACCAGGCGAGTATTTTCACCAGGTCGCCATCCACTACCTGTGTACTGGTGCCATCCACTATCGCAGCGCGGGTATCCTTTATGATATCGGAAGACACCAGTTCCTCATCGCTAAAGCCTACTATTTTCCTGTAGCGACCAGAATTCGCTTCATCTATAAATGCGTTGTTAATTTCCTCCGCTGTTGTCCGTTTTCCTGTCACAATTGTAATGTCGGATATTGATCCTGCCGGGACGGGACCGCGAATAGCCATTCCATCGAATTTGTCCTTTAATTTAGGCAGCACTTTAATGGCAGCTTTTGCGGCTCCGGTAGTGGTTGGAACCAGATTTATTGCAGCAGCCCTTCCCCTGCGCAGCTTTTTATTATGGCCATCCACAATTCCCTGAGAAGATGTATAGGCATGGACGGTGGTCATCATAGCCTTCTTTACACCAAATCTGCGGCTCATGATCTCCATAACCGGGGCAATGCAGGTGGTAGTGCAACTGGCTGTAGAGATTACCCTGGCTGCCGGATCTACTTCATTAACTCCACCAACCACTGTGGCCACATCATCACTTTTAGCCGGTGCTGATAAAATTACCTTTCCGGCACCCGCTTTCAAATGTTTTTCCAGATCTTCCTTGCGCGTAAAAAGCCCTGAACATTCGAAAACCAGGTCAACCCTCAGATCCTTCCACGGCAGTGATGCAGGATCTTTTTCGCTCAGGTAGCGAATTTCCCTTCCCCCTATATTAAGATTATTGCCAGCCGCCTCCACGTTTTTTTCATAGCGCCCGTAAACTGAATCATAACGGAGCATGTACACCATGTCATCAATGGGTACAATATCATTTACTGCCACAAGCTGCAGCTCATCGTTATTCATAATTATTTTTAAGGTGGCACGCCCAATACGTCCCATTCCATTGATTGCTACTTTAGTCATGATTTAAGGTCTATTTGCTTTTAAAAATACTCATTCGATTTGTCGCATCGCTCATTTCTTCACACCTCCAATAAACCTCTGCTACTTAAAGATGTTTTAGTTTGCCAAACGAAACCTATGAGCAGCTTTGGAAAAATCCTGATAGCGAGTTTAACCGGAACGGCATTTATGACGCTTTTCAGCTATAGTATTTCAAGAAAGGACAAAAAACAATACCGGGAGCCGGAACTGCTGAATCACCTCACAGGAAAAATTTCCAGGGGATTATTTATTCCCAAGGAAAAACATCCGCTCGGATATATCCTGCATCTGCTTGTGGGCATGGGTTTTACCACTGCTTATTGGGCCGTGTGGAGATCCACCAAAATAGATCCTCACTGGGACAATGCTATGATATTTGGAGCATTTAGTGGCGTTGCAGGCATTATCATTTGGGAAATTAACTTTAAACTACATCCT encodes the following:
- the gap gene encoding type I glyceraldehyde-3-phosphate dehydrogenase, whose product is MTKVAINGMGRIGRATLKIIMNNDELQLVAVNDIVPIDDMVYMLRYDSVYGRYEKNVEAAGNNLNIGGREIRYLSEKDPASLPWKDLRVDLVFECSGLFTRKEDLEKHLKAGAGKVILSAPAKSDDVATVVGGVNEVDPAARVISTASCTTTCIAPVMEIMSRRFGVKKAMMTTVHAYTSSQGIVDGHNKKLRRGRAAAINLVPTTTGAAKAAIKVLPKLKDKFDGMAIRGPVPAGSISDITIVTGKRTTAEEINNAFIDEANSGRYRKIVGFSDEELVSSDIIKDTRAAIVDGTSTQVVDGDLVKILAWYDNEWGYASQMVKEGVRISALQSKSV